The genomic stretch CCCAAGCCTCTTTCCTCCCATTTGCTCTCACTGTGAGCCGCCTGCCCTGGCCACACCCTGGTACTCACGCCAGGGATGATCTCAGCCTTGCCCTCCTCACGCCACTCGGCCACCTTGGCATTGATCTGCTCTCGGACTTCTGACTTGATCTCCCCTGTGTCGCCtgaaggaggtgggggtgacacAGGGAGTGTCAGAgaggagacagggacagagggccGGAGAGTGGACAGAGAGAAATGAAGATGGGACACCAGGGATAGAGGGAAGAGAGATCAAAACTGGAGTGGCAAAGTGACAGAAGGAGTGTCTCATTCGGTCTGCAATGTCCCAGAGAAGAAGACCCGAGGCAAAGAAcccaggaagaagagagggtAGGACATGCAAGCCCCCATTGGGACTATCCAAGAGGGAATGAGGGCAACAGTGTGGGTAGGACGAACCAGGGGGCTGTACTGGAGGTAGGAGGAGCAGTGTGTGCCATGAACAGAGCCAGcctgctgggcctcacctgagaaGAGAGCCAGGAAGCCCTGGGTGCGGGAGTTGATGACATCAATCTCATGCAGGGACACGGTGTGTACGACCTCCTTGCGTttctggagctctccgtctggACACTGCACAAACTTGGTCTATggggccagggggcagggagggagaggtaaGAGTAAAGAAGAACATGAAAGGGGGCCCAAAGGGGCTGTCTGGGTGGAGAATTGGGGGAGATTGGACTTCCTGGGGTAGAGCTAAGAATCCAGAAATCCCAGGTCCAAGAGGAAGTTACCACCAGGGCACTCGAGAGCACTGAAGGATCGGAGGTTACTGGAGGACCTCAGAAACCATGAGCAAACTGCAAAGATGAAGTGCCCTCCTTGTCCTGGTGGGTACAGGGAAGAACCAGGAGTAAGGGACATGGGGTGGGGCTACTGGAGGATCCGGACCCTCTGGGCCATGGGGGTGATAGAGGAGATGCAAACATCCTGGTGCCTGGAGTGAGCGGACCCCCAAAGCCCTGGCCCACCTGGGAGCCCATGGCATCATAGTCGCGAGCGCGTGTGAAGGAGCGGCCCAGCTTGGAGATCTTGCCTGTGGCCTTGTCGATGGTAATCACATCCCTGCAtgtggaggagggtgggagtgagGACATGAAAGGGCTCGAGATTCCCCCACCCTGACCACCTACCATGGCCCCCTGCCACTCACCCAGCCTGGACCTTGTCCTTAGTCAGGGACTCAATCATCTTGGTGCCCAGGTCGTATATAGTCTCCATCTCTGTGGTCTTGAGGGTCAGCTTGCCGACCTTAGAGCCCTGAGATGGGTGACAGGCCAGCCAAGGAGTTCAGAGGGGGCCCATTGTCTCCCCAACACAGCTTGGAAATGGGCATGACACAGGGATGCTTTAGGGGGCAATGGACTGTGGATATGTCAAAACTTAACATCctataaactctttaaaaaattatttatttatttatttatttgagggagggagaggcactggtggggctcagtggttgagaatctatctgcctttggctcaggtcatgatctccaggtcctgggatcaagtctacatcaggctccccacagggaacttgcttctccctctgcctatgtctctgccttgctctctgtgtctctcatgaataaatttaaaacatcttaaaaaaaaaaaaaaaaaaaagagtgagagacgGGCAGCAGGGAGGAAGCGAGGAAGAATCTGacacagactctgcactgagtgcagagaccaACGCAGtactcaatcccatgaccatgaaatcgtgagatcatgacctgagatgaaaccaagcttcagggatgcctgagtggcttaatggttgagtgtttgcctttggctcaggtcgtgatcccagggtcctaggattgagtcccacattgggctccctgcatggagtccgcttctccctctgcctgtgtctctgcctctctctctctgtgtgtctcccatgaataaataaataaaatctttatttaaaaaaataaataaataaataaaagaaaagaaaccaagcgTCAGACGCACTACcaagccaccctggtgccccaacaTCCTGTACTTTCACTGTGTGCAGCTTATTGTTTGTTGGTTGCTCAACAAACCGATTACTAAAAACCCAGGAAGATAACAAACAACAACTTACCTAAAAGATAAAGTCTTTAAGAACAGCAACATGGACTAGAGGGCCCTGATGTGGGGAGGTGGGAGTGTGCCACACTCTAACATTCCTTGTTTTATGTCCACgtaacttgtgtttttttttttttttattagtcacAAACCCAGAAAACAGAGCTAAGCTAAACacaactaagaaaacaaaaataccacacTTTCTCCCCACAAAATAAGCACAGTCAGTGTCTTCCAGCACATCCACTTGTCTCTTATTTCTAGTGAGCTGTTCTTTTTGTAGGGAAAGATGGCAGGACAAAAGGGCTGGAAttcaggaggaagagagagatggttttggttttacatttttattttattatattttaaagatttatcgaTTTATTTACATAATCTTTACATcagaggcacccgggtggctcacttggttaagcatctgactttggctcaggtcatgatcccggagtcctgggatcaagccccagctctggctccctgctcagcaggaaatctgcctctccctctccctgtgcccccacttatgctctctattaaaaaaaaagaaaagaaaaaagaaatcttaaaaatgggCAATCTTGACTAATGCATGGGAATGCATTGCTGGGTGATAAAACCAATGACACCCAAGAAGTGAAAACAGGCAAGGGCAGCCACCCTTGTGAGGATGTGGGGTGTTGTAGAAAGAGCAATGAGGTAGGGATGGGAGCtggcaaagttcttttttttttttttcttcaaagttctAATTTCTTATCTTGGTGGTAGTTCTAAGGAGATTTGTTTTATAATAACATACTAGACCATTCGCTTATTTTACGTGCTTCTTTACATCTGTTGCAATTTACAACAAAAATgttggggcatttgggtggctccatggtcgagcatctatctgcctgtggctcaggttgtgatcccagggtcctgggatcgagtaccgcatcaggttccctgtgagaagcctgcttctccctctccctatgtctctgcctctctctctctctgtctctcatgaataaataaatcttaaaaaaaaaaaaaaaaaagttaaaattcttagctgaaaaaaaaaaaaagggagcaaaTCACCATGACCATGTAAGCTGGATAGGAAACACCTTTTAGGGCTAAGCTGCATAAAATCTCACAGAACAGGTTCTTAAGCCTAACCATTAACTGTGAGATGAACACTAGGTGTTTACCATgacatgttggcaaactgaatttaaattattttatttaagataaattttaaaaaagaaaaagaaagaaagaacgaactgtgagagggacacctggctggctcagtgagaacagcatgcaactcttgatcttggggtcatgagtttgagccccgcatGTTGTAGGCAgagatgatttaaataaataaaagttaaaaaaaaaatttaagtgtgaGGAACTTCCAGACCTTCTCTGTCATGACACCACTTGCTTTTAACGGCTCAGGGCGTCACTCACAAGTGGAtaaactggggcgcctgggtggctcagtggtttagcgccaccttcagcccagggcgtgatcctggagacccaggatcgagtcccgtgtcaggctccctgcatggagcctgcttctccctctgcctgtgtctctgcctctctctctctgtgtctctcatgaataaataaataaaatcttaaaaaaaaaaagtggataaaCTGTCAATGACCCCCACAGTACACAGTAGAGGGCTCTGACCTGCAGCTCAAACATCCAACATCCCTTGGGTTCTGGCACCCCATCCTCCAGCCCTGGAGGTGGCCCAGGCTCAGCAGCAGACTCACCGTCCCTGTGGCTGGACGGTCAATCTGGATCTCCACCACTTCCCCTTCAATGATCTCAGTCTCCTCCCTAGGCGGAAAACGGatgtgagcagagagcccgaggcCCAGGCCCTTGCAAATGGCTAACTCCCATGAGCCCTTAGGCATGGGACAAGCCGGACAGGGCAGGCAGGGGTCATCCCAAGGCCACTGCAAGCTAACTCCATCCCCCACACCGGGTCCTGTGCTTACTTGATTCGAACGCCAATAGAGCGCCGGAAGGCCTGGGTCAGTGCCTCTGTCTTACTCATCTCCAGCGAGAAGATCTCACTGCCCGCGATGGCTGTGAACGGGGTGTCAGGGCCCAGGGCCTGTGCCATGCCTGGGGAAGAGGTGGTCTGGGTAAGTGGGGACAGCCTGGCACCAGGTCCCCAACACCTATTCTGTGTCAAACCAGCTCTTCTCCCTCCTCAGGAAGTAGCGTAGGTGAAATACACACAGTGTTGGGGGCAGACAGGGAGACATGGAGAAAGCCAGGGATGGCGGGCTACATAGAAGACCTGGACTCGAACCCCATGCTGACCAGAAGGTCAATTTCATGACCCTATAACCTCGCCAGGGCTTTAGAAGTTGTTTAGCCTTTTAGGCTTGGGGGTAATGAGCAGGAATCAAGGCCAAAAGAGGACTGAAAGAGTAGTTAAGGGTGGTGGCTCTAGAGCCAGACCACCTAGGTTCGAATCCCGGTTCCACCGCTTAGCACCATGTGATCCTGAGAAGTCTTGTCTGTTTGTATCTCTGTATAATGAGGACCACAACAGAACAAGTGCTGGTGTGGGACCGCACCTGCAGAGAAGCGATCTGGGGGTGGCAGGCATGCACTGGTGCTCAACCATGAACCCATCACATGACCTGTAACCAGCCCAGGGACAGGTCTTCTGTCTGGCCTGGGGCTGGCCGGCAGACACCGGGGCTGACCTTGCAGTCACTCTAAGCACCACGTCAAGTCTCACAGACAGGAAGTCACTGGACCCTTCTGACCAGTAAGAGGTGGAAATTCTTCCTGGTCCCCTTTCCAGACATGTGCCACACTCTTGCCTGGATAGCCCCGTCCCATATTGCGTGTCCAGAAGACTCCCAGACACCCTGCAAGTCTTAGCTCAGGGCCTGACTTCTCTGGGAAGTCTCTCCTGACAACTGCCATATCacatccctccctgctccctcatGTCATGTTAATGTCCCATAGTGTCGCAGCAGAATGTAACCATATGATTAAGTTCTAGTCAATAAGATATAAGAAAAAGTATGGGGCAGATATAAGAAAAAgtatggctcagcagtttagtgccacattcagcccagggcctgatcctggagacttgggatcaagtcccatgtcaagctccctgcatggagcctgcttctccctctgcctgtgtctctgcctctctctctctctctgtgtctctcatgaatgaataaataaagaatcttaaaaaaaaaaaaaaaaattatgtggggGTCCCAAGACAGCTGCTTAACGGGAGCTAGCTACTTTTAAAGGTAGGGAGGTACACCCTCACTGCAagatctctttctccttcctcctacaTGGGAGTATGGATGGGAAGGCCTGTGCTCACTTCGGcaacacatatactaaaaaatggacaggaaggccgaagctTAGGCAACCCTCTTGGAACATGAGGTGACTCTGCCATAAAAGTacagaggagggatccctgggtggcacagcggtttggcgcctgcctttggcccagggcgtgatcctggagatccaggatcgaatcccacatcggggtcccggtgcatggagcctgcttctccctctgcctatgtctctgcctctctctctctctctctgtgactatcataaataaataaattaatttaaaaaaaaaaaaaaaaagtacagaggaTATTGAGGTAGAAAGGTGAATACTTGATGGAACAGCTCAACAAGCCCTAAGTGGCTTATGTTCAGATTCTTCTATGTGACAGAATGAAGCAGAGCATTTAAGTCTCTGCCATTTTGGGCTGTCTGTTGAATGTGCCCGAACCCAACCTTGATTTACACAGAAAGGATTAACTGGCAGGGACCAGAAGAGCTCCTGCCCTGAGAGGCCTCTTACCCATGGCGATAGCCGTCTTCCCAGTGCCCGGCTGGCCAGCGATGAGCACAGCCCGCCCAGCGATCTTCCCTTCCCGGATCATCTCCAGCACAACACCAGCTGCCCGCCGGGCTGCCAGCTGCCCCACCATGCCCTGGGAAGCCTGTAGAGTGGGAGGTGAGAGCACACCATGTGACTTCCTACTGGACTGCCACCCCCATTTCTACCACCTCCAGACCAGTGAGACGAAAGGGCACGATGCTGGTTAGGGCctgggaaaagcaaaaaaagccTTTTCCACCCCAAATTTTTAGGACTAATAAAACTCTACATGTGGCTAAATTTTATAGATATGTAGCCAAAGGTCTGGGAGATCCTAACATGCCCAGGGACCCTGGGAACCCTGTACATCCATGGATCAGCCTTCCCAGCCCACTGCCCTCAGTTCTACCTGCCGTGGCTCCAAGGCATCATCCAGTCCCAGTCCCCGGATGTGGGAGTGCGCACCTGTGGGGGGacgggggagagggggtggaggaggaagaacCAGAAGACACGTTTACCAGCCAGCTCGTGATAATGTGTGGCCTGAGGAAAGGGGCAGCTTCTCTCAGCCCTGGCTTCCTCCTTGGTCAAATGAGGGGGGGTGGGTCCATGTCTCTACGTTACTGGGAGAATAGCTAGTGGGGGTAAATGCTCAATAAGCTGGAGCTGCCCTTAGGATACAGCAgagggaaccagaatcacccagaTCTGGTTAACCACATCAGATCAGGATCTAACCGTGACCACTAACAATCACAAACACTTTATGTTTATAGCCTAAGTGGCCCCACAGATTCTTATTTTGTGCCACGTGACCCTGAGAAACAGGAGTCCCAGCTATTACCACCCAGGAGTGCTTCTGGGGTTCAAAAAACTCCTCAGGCCCTCATCAACACAAATTCGAGAAGGGAGACCAGAGAGGTCAGGCcccttgcccaagaccacacagcccAGCAAGAGGTAAAGACGTGGGATTTCAATGTTTCACAATGGACTAGGGCTGGGCAAATGATAGCCTGTGGCTCAGTcgcttgtttttgtaaataaagctttattggaacacagccacacccccTAACTTACTTACtgcctgtggctgctttcacactgcaATGGGAGAACTGATGATTTTTCTACAGAAGagatttactgtctggccctttgaGAAAAGATTCGCTGACCCCAGCACTAGATTTTAAGCATCCTGAGGGCTGGTACTGGGAGTAGCTGGTGTCTACTGGGTCTTTTGATAGCTGAAACCGTGTTGGCCCTTGCATGCTGAGGGTTTTTTATCGATGACCTGATGGAATCTTGTATCAATACTGATGAGGTGAACACCTTTGctccattttgtagataaggacTCCAGGGCAGAGAGCAACTAGCCTcttgcagcaaaagtggtccccAGCACCGGGCCTCCAGAACCCACGTTGCTAGCCTCTTTACTTCTGGGCCTCCCTTATAGGCAGAGTGAACAAATGTGCACAAAGGAGTATAGTTTCCTTTTCCATGCAGGTAAAGCTCTTTGCGGAGGCTGCACTCTGTTGGCCTACTACACCCCAACTTCGTACTCCTAGATTTATGGCCTACTCTGCACATTGAGCCAGGACCAGTGGTTTGACTGCTCTGAGTCAAAGTTTCCtccattaaataaaatacaggagaGCAGTTACAATGCACATCTGCTGGGATGGCTGTGAGAACCTGGCAGGACATGAACTCATGCATTTGCTGGTTATCTGTTGAGCGCCTGCTCTGCTGGGGCCCCTGCTAGGGACACAGCCAGAAACAGGCCAgacctggtccctgccctcatggagctaaTGCCAGTGTGCGCTGAGGGCATGGGACATTCAGTTCTAGGCCAAGCCCAGTAGGCACTCAGCAAGCAGACACTTTTATGATTTCCAAGCAAAATGCTAGGACACCCAGGAGCCTAACTGGGGTAGCCAAGCCAGCAGAAGTGCGGCCTGGGTTGCATCTCAGGTTGCAGCCTAGCAAGGTCCTCCATGTGCCATCTGAGCCCACTCTGGCACTCAGCCCTATCCCCCCCCATCAGAGAGGGGGATGCGATGGCCCCTGGGCTGGTTGGCTCTGTGGGGTGCAGGCAGGCTCTAGACCCTGCTCACTCACCAATACGCTCAATTCTTGTCACATCTCGGATTTCTGGGACCTTGGTTGTGGCCGTCTGGGGATAGAGGAAGACATATCAGAAAAGCCCTTATGATCCCAGTTTTCACCaactcctctgtccctcctgcccacATCCCTAGAGGCAGTCCTTTCCATTCTTATTCCCCACAGGCAGGCCAATAACCCAAACAACTGTCACTCCCACCCTTCTTACTTGTCACCACTAACGCTGGTTGGTTGACCCCAGTCAACAGTGTCCCAGAAAGACAAGGACCGTGTCTGTCTCATTCACAGCACTGTCCCCAGGGCCTAGCACATTATTTGGAGCCCAGAAATTATTTCTGAAGGAAGCAGCTCTCCCCACTCCCATGACTGGAAGGACAAACACCCAATGCAGAGCAGCAAACTGGTCCCTGATTGCCCAGCCCCCTTGTACCACATTGCCTGAATCTGTCACTAGGCCCTTGCACACCCATGTCCCAGAGTCCAGCCTGCTCTCCTCACTTCCCTCACTGAATCAGATCTAGTGACGCTCACGAAGGAAGGCCCCCCAACCACTGCCCCGGCCTGACTCCTTCCAGGGTCTCTGGAGGTCTGGACAGAACAAAAGGTCTCCCTTGGGAGCCCAATCTCCCTGTGTAATCTCACATTTAGAAGGGAGACTATCAGCTCAATATTATCGGCTCTGGTGGATGTGAGTCCCACGAAGGGCACAGCCCACACCTTGCTTGTTCACTTGGGGTTCAATGTTAGGGTTTGGATGAATGATGTACTGAAGTGTTGAGCTGATATAACAAGCAGGTACTGAGCCCTCTGGTGTTCTCAGCTCTCTGAAAAAAGGAGCCAGCCACCATCTCTTCTCATATAGGGGAGAGAGATGAGTAAGTACCCCCAGGACAGTTCGAGAATCCCCAAGTGTTCACAgtggcattattcacaagagccagaAGGTGGGAAAACCCAAAAtatccatcaatgaatgaatggataaaccaaacgTGGTATGTAAACActtggaatattgttcagccataatAAGAAAGTTCCAACATATGCTGTagtgtggatgaaccttgaaaacatacaaagtgaaagaagccagacacttaaGATCACATAtggcatgatttcacttatatgaaacaTGCAGGATAAGTGAATTCATAGACTGGAAGTACATTGGTGGTGACCTAGGGCCACGGGGTCTGAGAGGACTGGGGGATGATGGCCAAGAGCTACAGGGTTTCCCTCTCAGGAGGATAAAGATGTCCTGGAGGTGTTAGTGTACAATTGTGAACATACTAAAAGCTGCTGaactatacactttaaatgggtaaattgtagggtggctgggtggctcagtggttgagcatctgcctttggctcaagtcctgatcctggggtcctgggattgagtcctgcactgggctccctgcaggcagcctgcttctccttctgcctaggtctctgcctgtctgtctttcatgaataaataaataaaatctttacaataaataaatacatgggtaaattatatggtatgtgaattatatctcactaAGGCTGTTAAAAATCTGGgtggtgtggggatccctgggtggctcagcggtttagcgcctgcctgtggcccagggcctgatcttggagtcccacatcgggctccctgcatggagcctgcttctccctctgcctgtgtctctgcctctctctctctctctgtgtctctcatgaataaataaataaaatattttttaaaaaattaagaaatctgGGTGGTGGGTCCTAGGCTGTATTGTTTGCTGGCACTGGAGTATctgatgatttctttcttttctaagttttatttatttaagtaatctctatatccaacatggggctcgaactcaggaccccaagattaagagtcacctgctccagtGACTTAACCAAGCGCCCCTCACACTTTCTAGTAAGGAAAGGAAAGCCTAAGAAGCCAGCCTGCTGACCCAGTCCCTTGGCCACCTGCCCCCAACCACAGGTCTCTCTTCCACCAGGAGAGGAGATGTAGACATCCAACCCACTGGAAGCCTCCAGTCTCTGGAGCTTAGACCATGGCCGCCACATGGTCACAAGCTTCCCTCCCACCTACCCTCTCCTCATAGAAGGCTGGAACCAAGACCAACAGACACTGGCCCCAAACACTAGCAGAAGAATCAgaacaggggtgtctgggtggctcagtgggttaagtgtctgcctttggctcaagtcatgatcctcaggtcctgggatcaaaccgtgcatcaggcttcctgctcagaggggactctgcttcttcctctcccacctcccacccccgcttcactctctctctctctctctcccataaaatcttaaaaaaaaaaaaaagactcagaactCACCCTCACATATCACGACACATCCTACCAGACCCTACTTGTGGCAATAAATGGGCATGGGTCCAGAAATCTTAACCCTTAGCAATCCCACACAAACAGACCTGCCTCCTACAAGGCCTTCCTTTGCACCAGAAGCCTCTCCTATGCTGTGCTACTCACTGACCCCATGGTAGCAgaggccattttattttattaagattttttgaCAGAGAAAGCGCGCACGTGCTTGCActtgagcacacaagcagagggaataggagtgggaaaagcaggctccccactgagcagagagccagtaggcagggcttcatcccagagctgagatcatgacctgaggtgaaggcagatacATAACCgatgagctgcccaggtgccccagcagagGTCATTTTAAAACTCAGCACCCACTGTCCCCTCAAACTTCCAATGCTTTATTCATGTCCATGAGAACTGGGTCTTAGGAATGTGGCCATTACCTTTCCTCTTCTGCTTCTGCTCCCCTATCAACCCTCTTTGCCATGACAGCAGCCACAGACTCA from Canis aureus isolate CA01 chromosome 1, VMU_Caureus_v.1.0, whole genome shotgun sequence encodes the following:
- the RUVBL2 gene encoding ruvB-like 2 isoform X2, with product MATVTATTKVPEIRDVTRIERIGAHSHIRGLGLDDALEPRQASQGMVGQLAARRAAGVVLEMIREGKIAGRAVLIAGQPGTGKTAIAMGMAQALGPDTPFTAIAGSEIFSLEMSKTEALTQAFRRSIGVRIKEETEIIEGEVVEIQIDRPATGTGSKVGKLTLKTTEMETIYDLGTKMIESLTKDKVQAGDVITIDKATGKISKLGRSFTRARDYDAMGSQTKFVQCPDGELQKRKEVVHTVSLHEIDVINSRTQGFLALFSGDTGEIKSEVREQINAKVAEWREEGKAEIIPGVLFIDEVHMLDIESFSFLNRALESDMAPVLIMATNRGITRIRGTSYQSPHGIPIDLLDRLLIVSTSPYSEKDTKQILRIRCEEEDVEMSEDAYTVLTRIGLETSLRYAIQLITAASLVCRKRKGTEVQVDDIKRVYSLFLDESRSTQYMKEYQDAFLFNELKGETMDTS
- the RUVBL2 gene encoding ruvB-like 2 isoform X1; translated protein: MATVTATTKVPEIRDVTRIERIGAHSHIRGLGLDDALEPRQASQGMVGQLAARRAAGVVLEMIREGKIAGRAVLIAGQPGTGKTAIAMGMAQALGPDTPFTAIAGSEIFSLEMSKTEALTQAFRRSIGVRIKEETEIIEGEVVEIQIDRPATGTGSKVGKLTLKTTEMETIYDLGTKMIESLTKDKVQAGDVITIDKATGKISKLGRSFTRARDYDAMGSQTKFVQCPDGELQKRKEVVHTVSLHEIDVINSRTQGFLALFSGDTGEIKSEVREQINAKVAEWREEGKAEIIPGVLFIDEVHMLDIESFSFLNRALESDMAPVLIMATNRGITRIRGTSYQSPHGIPIDLLDRLLIVSTSPYSEKDTKQILRIRCEEEDVEMSEDAYTVLTRIGLETSLRYAIQLITAASLVCRKRKGTEVQVDDIKRVYSLFLDESRSTQYMKEYQDAFLFNELKLKGMAGGGQREREKERTLGRLQDAQCEAQCGARSHDPKIMN